A stretch of Natator depressus isolate rNatDep1 chromosome 2, rNatDep2.hap1, whole genome shotgun sequence DNA encodes these proteins:
- the LOC141981533 gene encoding MARVEL domain-containing protein 3-like, with product MADAETPHLNKQHQYYESHRSDRHHEERRAKKPYPFNGRSTQGIPGNQHSRPSTANSDLYQKNTLSTHEYIDSPSHYNPEKETFSEKCNNLCSRRGILKFVEITVNILVLICVGASQAAIAGFTSMGGLGVGSFNIGSFYSPFEGTEFQEVRDLDMHFSQMRAPCVYGGVAFSLTLAAFTLLFLVVGAKPIDRLSVKMLVAECAFDMLACMGYIAAVGLYLHFIIQVNSTDTCKKRERLYARRGYTWMNCEVQGGDAAVSLFGIAAACLYFPSSVICALTIRNVRAFRSQMTRTQYSLENSYREREYQKDYRSPKSTHNAQTLATLV from the exons ATGGCTGATGCTGAGACACCTCACCTCAATAAGCAGCACCAATATTATGAGAGCCACAGATCTGACAGACACCATGAGGAGAGAAGAGCTAAAAAGCCATACCCATTCAATGGAAG ATCAACACAAGGGATTCCTGGCAACCAACACTCGAGACCTTCTACTGCTAATTCAGACCTGTACCAAAAAAACACACTATCAACTCATGAATATATCGATTCACCATCACATTATAATCCTGAGAAAGAGACCTTTTCAGAGAAATGTAATAACCTGTGCTCAAGGAGAG GTATTTTGAAGTTTGTTGAAATTACCGTCAACATTCTAGTGCTGATCTGTGTTGGAGCCTCCCAGGCAGCTATTGCAGGCTTCACTTCTATGGGAGGTTTGGGAGTGGGCTCTTTCAACATTGGTTCATTTTACAGCCCATTTGAAGGAACCGAGTTCCAGGAGGTGAGAGACCTGGACATGCATTTCAGCCAGATGAGAGCCCCTTGTGTGTATGGGGGAGTAGCCTTCAGCCTGACATTAGCAGCATTTACACTCCTGTTCCTTGTCGTTGGGGCAAAACCCATTGATCGCCTCTCTGTGAAGATGCTTGTGGCAGAATGTGCCTTTGACATGCTGGCTTGTATGGGGTATATTGCAGCTGTTGGCCTTTACTTACACTTTATCATCCAGGTGAACTCCACAGACACATGCAAGAAGAGGGAAAGACTGTATGCGCGCCGTGGGTACACCTGGATGAACTGTGAGGTTCAGGGGGGTGATGCAGCTGTCAGCCTGTTTGGCATTGCTGCTGCTTGTTTGTACTTCCCAAGTTCTGTGATCTGTGCACTCACCATTCGAAACGTACGGGCCTTTCGAAGCCAGATGACCAGGACTCAGTACAGCCTTGAGAAcagctacagagagagagaataccaAAAGGACTACAGAAGCCCCAAAAGCACTCACAATGCACAGACCTTAGCAACACTGGTGTAG